The following nucleotide sequence is from Candidatus Methanosuratincola sp..
GTGACGTCGGAGCGCTCTGGATCAGGTCTGGAATTCAATGCCGATGTCGAAATAGAGGTCGATCCTGTTGTCAACATGGATTTGGAGAGGTTGGCTGAAGCGGCTGCAGACCGTGCTTTAGAGGCAATCGACAAAAAGGTGAGGG
It contains:
- a CDS encoding DUF3194 domain-containing protein, which gives rise to MQPLFSRKELEEICLIGENAAREYVLSVLDRHLIRSLNVRVTSERSGSGLEFNADVEIEVDPVVNMDLERLAEAAADRALEAIDKKVRARRVA